In Panacibacter ginsenosidivorans, the following proteins share a genomic window:
- the lptE gene encoding LPS assembly lipoprotein LptE, producing the protein MPYRSQRFKRNIITAALFMATVLLFSACGPYTFKDVSIPPEVKTIKVNFIENRAPYKNPQLSPRLTDQLQQKISNLTRRTLVTTDNADYIISGYISSYNVSTAAISSQQASANRLTVGVHMSLFSALDNKTTEYDVSRDFDFSAGLTLSQAEAQLFDDIVKNVTDEIFNRLFSNW; encoded by the coding sequence ATGCCTTACAGATCACAGCGCTTCAAAAGAAATATTATAACGGCAGCTTTATTTATGGCCACTGTTCTTTTATTTTCTGCCTGCGGTCCTTATACATTTAAAGATGTTTCAATACCACCAGAAGTAAAAACGATCAAAGTAAATTTTATAGAGAACAGGGCACCGTATAAAAATCCACAACTAAGCCCAAGACTTACCGATCAGTTACAGCAAAAGATCTCTAACCTTACCAGGCGCACTTTAGTAACGACAGATAATGCAGATTATATCATCAGCGGCTATATAAGCAGCTACAATGTTAGTACTGCAGCCATTAGTAGTCAGCAGGCATCCGCAAACAGGTTAACTGTTGGTGTGCACATGTCATTATTCAGCGCACTTGATAATAAAACAACCGAATACGATGTAAGCCGCGATTTTGATTTCTCTGCCGGTCTTACCCTTTCACAGGCTGAAGCGCAATTATTTGATGACATTGTGAAAAATGTAACCGACGAAATTTTTAACCGTCTTTTTTCTAACTGGTAG
- the secG gene encoding preprotein translocase subunit SecG produces MTILFFILMILASALLGIIVLIQNPKGGGLSGTFGGFGNQIMGVKQTNDVLEKGTWLFAGIVGILCITSTLFFSGSSSTPGSDVIKNLKTSGSTTAPATTPGATQQNAVPFDSTKK; encoded by the coding sequence ATGACTATTCTCTTTTTTATTCTGATGATATTGGCCAGTGCGCTTTTAGGTATTATTGTATTGATCCAAAATCCAAAAGGTGGCGGTTTATCAGGTACCTTTGGTGGTTTTGGTAACCAGATAATGGGTGTAAAACAAACCAATGATGTACTTGAAAAAGGTACCTGGCTTTTTGCAGGTATCGTTGGTATTTTATGCATTACCTCTACTTTATTTTTTTCAGGCAGCAGTAGCACACCAGGTTCTGATGTTATCAAAAACCTGAAAACATCCGGCAGCACTACAGCACCTGCAACAACACCTGGTGCTACACAGCAGAACGCGGTTCCCTTCGATTCCACAAAAAAATAA
- the miaB gene encoding tRNA (N6-isopentenyl adenosine(37)-C2)-methylthiotransferase MiaB, translating into MEMLEIAEKVHDETRQGEAFAPFKEEVNVYRKKFYIESYGCAMNFSDSEIIASILNKEGFGATRNFEDADLIFLNTCSIREKAEQTVRKRLTEFRKVKEARPGLLIGVLGCMAERLKSKLLEEEKLVDIVVGPDAYRSLPGLIEEAETGQKAVNVLLSRDETYADISPVRLDSNGITAFISIMRGCNNMCSFCVVPFTRGRERSRDAVSIVNEARDLFSRGFKEVTLLGQNVDSYYWVNETTNETITFARLMEMVALIDPSLRVRFSTSHPKDITGEVLHTMAKYENICNYIHLPVQSGSTRILQLMNRTYTREWYMAKVKQIKEIVPDCGISADIIAGFCTETEEDHRDTLSIMEYSQYDMSYMFFYSERPGTLAARRYTDDIPEDVKKRRLQEIVELQNRLSLESNKKDIGKTFKVLIEGNSKKNTTEWKGRSSQNKVIVFPKLNNDLKPGDYAWVKVNDCTQATLLGEII; encoded by the coding sequence ATGGAAATGCTTGAAATTGCTGAGAAAGTACACGATGAAACCCGCCAGGGAGAAGCGTTTGCGCCATTCAAAGAAGAGGTTAATGTGTACAGGAAAAAATTTTATATAGAAAGTTATGGCTGTGCCATGAATTTCAGTGATAGTGAAATAATAGCTTCTATTTTGAATAAAGAAGGTTTTGGTGCTACCCGCAATTTTGAAGATGCCGATCTAATATTTCTCAACACATGTTCTATTCGGGAAAAAGCAGAACAAACAGTACGCAAACGTTTGACTGAATTTAGAAAAGTAAAAGAAGCAAGACCAGGTTTATTGATCGGCGTATTGGGTTGTATGGCAGAACGCTTAAAATCTAAATTACTCGAAGAAGAAAAACTCGTTGATATTGTTGTTGGACCGGACGCTTATCGCAGTCTCCCCGGTTTAATTGAAGAAGCTGAAACAGGCCAGAAAGCAGTAAACGTTTTATTGAGCCGCGATGAAACTTATGCAGATATTTCTCCTGTTCGTTTAGACAGTAATGGCATTACAGCATTTATTTCCATTATGCGTGGCTGCAATAATATGTGCAGCTTCTGTGTTGTGCCTTTTACACGTGGCCGCGAACGCAGCAGGGATGCTGTTTCCATAGTAAATGAAGCAAGAGATTTATTCAGCAGAGGCTTTAAAGAGGTAACACTTCTGGGGCAGAATGTTGATAGTTATTATTGGGTAAATGAAACTACCAATGAAACCATAACTTTTGCCAGGCTTATGGAAATGGTTGCTTTGATCGATCCTTCTTTACGCGTTCGTTTCAGTACATCTCATCCAAAAGACATTACCGGGGAAGTATTGCATACAATGGCTAAGTATGAAAACATCTGCAACTACATTCATTTGCCGGTTCAAAGTGGCAGTACAAGGATATTACAACTGATGAACAGAACCTATACCCGTGAATGGTATATGGCCAAAGTAAAACAGATAAAAGAAATTGTTCCTGACTGCGGTATCAGTGCAGATATTATCGCTGGCTTCTGTACAGAAACAGAGGAAGACCACCGTGATACATTGAGCATTATGGAATATAGTCAATACGATATGAGTTATATGTTCTTTTATAGTGAGAGGCCGGGAACACTTGCTGCACGCCGTTATACTGATGATATTCCTGAAGATGTGAAGAAAAGAAGGCTGCAGGAAATTGTAGAATTACAAAACAGGCTATCACTGGAAAGCAATAAAAAAGATATTGGCAAAACATTCAAAGTATTGATAGAAGGTAACAGCAAAAAGAATACTACAGAATGGAAAGGCAGAAGCTCACAAAACAAAGTAATTGTATTTCCAAAATTGAATAATGATCTAAAGCCCGGAGATTATGCCTGGGTAAAAGTGAATGATTGCACACAGGCAACATTGTTGGGAGAGATAATTTAA
- a CDS encoding DMT family transporter — translation MKLAIIRLHIAVFLWGFTGILGRLISLNEGWLVWWRMLITAIALWLYFFFSKQIQRISLRDFLKIGSIGTILSIHWLLFYGSIKYSNVSIALTCLATTGLLSAIIEPLFFRRRINITEILLGSFALAGIIIIYFSNLQFSIGIYIGLLSSLATVVVSVLNKKIVSGYTPQSITLYQLTGGFVGLTILMPFYDLLFHSDIQYPQKLDWLWLLILGIFCTVLTFLLYIKALRHLSAFTINLTLTLEPIYGIILAFAVFSENKYLSNYFYIGFALILIAVLLQMRRLVKEKRAIMPFE, via the coding sequence ATGAAACTTGCTATAATACGTTTACATATTGCAGTTTTTCTGTGGGGCTTTACCGGAATATTGGGAAGACTCATTTCACTAAATGAAGGTTGGCTTGTATGGTGGCGCATGCTCATTACCGCAATTGCTTTGTGGCTATATTTTTTTTTCAGCAAACAAATTCAAAGAATAAGTTTACGCGATTTTTTGAAGATTGGTTCTATCGGCACCATACTTTCGATTCACTGGCTGCTCTTTTATGGAAGTATTAAATACAGTAATGTATCCATTGCGCTTACTTGTCTTGCAACTACTGGATTGTTATCTGCTATAATTGAACCTCTTTTTTTCCGAAGACGTATAAACATTACAGAGATTTTATTAGGCAGCTTTGCATTGGCCGGTATTATTATTATTTACTTTTCTAACCTGCAATTTTCTATAGGCATTTATATCGGGCTGTTGTCATCACTTGCAACTGTTGTTGTTTCCGTTTTGAATAAAAAAATTGTATCCGGTTACACGCCGCAATCAATTACTTTATACCAGTTAACAGGTGGCTTTGTTGGCTTGACGATCCTTATGCCATTTTATGATTTGCTGTTTCATTCAGATATTCAATACCCCCAAAAGTTAGACTGGCTGTGGCTTTTGATACTTGGTATTTTCTGCACAGTACTCACGTTTCTTCTATATATAAAAGCATTGAGGCATCTAAGCGCATTCACCATCAATCTTACATTAACGCTTGAACCTATTTATGGAATCATACTTGCGTTCGCAGTGTTCAGCGAGAACAAATACCTCAGTAATTATTTCTATATTGGTTTCGCCCTCATTCTTATTGCTGTATTATTGCAGATGAGAAGATTAGTAAAAGAAAAAAGGGCAATAATGCCCTTTGAATAG
- a CDS encoding polyprenol monophosphomannose synthase: MEKLVIIPTYNEKENIAGILHAVFSLNQGYHVLVIDDNSPDGTAAIVKELFTTYPSQLFLEERKGKQGLGTAYIHGFRWAVEKGYAYIFEMDADFSHNPADLERLYEACKYDGADLSIGSRYVPGGKIENWPFDRHLYSRGGSLYTRLITWMPVKDPTAGFMCYTKRVLETINLDAIRFVGYAFQIEMKFAAWKLGFKIKEVPIVFVDRRVGVSKMSKGILKEGVLGVLKIQWNSMFKNYRKKVDATNGKTKSLHTDDIAAQSK, from the coding sequence TTGGAGAAATTAGTTATTATACCTACTTACAATGAAAAAGAAAACATTGCTGGCATACTGCACGCTGTATTTTCATTGAACCAGGGTTATCATGTGCTGGTGATCGATGATAATTCACCTGATGGTACTGCTGCGATAGTAAAGGAGCTTTTTACAACTTATCCCTCCCAATTATTTTTAGAAGAACGAAAAGGTAAACAAGGTTTGGGCACAGCTTATATTCATGGTTTCAGATGGGCTGTTGAAAAAGGTTATGCATATATTTTTGAAATGGATGCAGATTTTTCACATAACCCTGCAGATCTTGAAAGATTATATGAAGCATGTAAATATGATGGCGCAGATCTATCGATCGGGAGCCGTTATGTACCCGGAGGTAAAATTGAGAACTGGCCTTTCGATCGTCATCTTTACTCAAGAGGAGGTTCGCTGTATACAAGACTAATAACCTGGATGCCTGTGAAAGACCCTACAGCAGGCTTCATGTGTTACACCAAAAGAGTACTTGAAACCATTAACCTTGATGCTATAAGATTTGTTGGCTATGCTTTCCAGATAGAAATGAAATTTGCCGCATGGAAACTTGGCTTTAAAATAAAAGAAGTGCCTATTGTTTTTGTTGACCGCCGGGTTGGTGTTAGCAAAATGAGCAAAGGCATTTTGAAAGAAGGTGTGCTAGGTGTGTTGAAAATTCAATGGAACAGTATGTTCAAGAACTACCGTAAAAAAGTTGATGCCACTAATGGCAAAACAAAATCTCTACATACAGATGATATTGCTGCACAAAGCAAATAA
- a CDS encoding 3'-5' exonuclease has protein sequence MKLELQRPIAFIDLETTGINIGTDKIVEIAIVKILPDGSRLVKRKLINPQMPIPQASSDVHGITDEMVKDAPTFKQVANEVKQFIENCDMGGYNSNRFDIPMLIEEFSRAGLDFSTDGRKMVDVQKIFHQMEQRTLSAAYKFYCNKALDGAHSAEVDAQATWEILLAQVERYPNIGTTVESIVKFTGEDDIVDFARRFIKVNGIEIFNFGKHKGKAVTEVLKAEPQYYDWMMKGDFAMNTKQKLTEILNRTLLKKA, from the coding sequence ATGAAACTTGAGTTACAACGCCCTATTGCTTTTATTGATCTTGAAACAACAGGTATAAATATTGGTACAGATAAGATCGTTGAAATTGCGATCGTAAAAATACTTCCCGATGGCAGCAGGCTTGTAAAAAGGAAGCTGATTAACCCACAGATGCCAATACCACAGGCATCAAGCGATGTGCATGGCATTACAGATGAAATGGTAAAAGATGCACCAACATTTAAACAAGTGGCCAATGAAGTAAAACAATTTATTGAAAACTGTGACATGGGTGGTTACAACAGTAATCGTTTTGATATACCAATGTTAATAGAAGAATTTTCACGTGCAGGTCTTGATTTTTCTACAGATGGCAGAAAGATGGTGGATGTGCAAAAGATATTTCACCAGATGGAACAGCGCACGTTAAGTGCTGCTTATAAATTTTATTGTAATAAAGCTTTGGATGGGGCACACAGTGCAGAAGTAGATGCACAAGCCACGTGGGAAATATTGCTGGCACAGGTTGAACGTTATCCTAATATTGGCACAACAGTAGAAAGTATAGTGAAATTTACAGGTGAAGATGATATAGTAGATTTTGCACGCCGCTTTATAAAAGTAAACGGCATTGAAATATTCAATTTTGGTAAACATAAAGGTAAAGCGGTTACTGAAGTTTTAAAAGCAGAACCCCAGTATTACGATTGGATGATGAAAGGTGATTTTGCCATGAACACAAAACAAAAACTTACCGAGATACTAAACAGAACCCTGTTAAAAAAAGCATAA
- a CDS encoding sigma-54 interaction domain-containing protein, producing the protein MDKQSIKNRFGIIGNSPALNHALNVAIQVAVTDLSVLIVGESGVGKESFSQIIHALSARKHNPFIAVNCGAIPEGTIDSELFGHEKGSFTGAVDSRKGYFETVSGGTIFLDEIGEMPIGTQARLLRVLETGEFIRVGSSKVQKTDVRVIAATNRDLLEFTQSGKFREDLYYRLSTVPIRVPSLRDRKEDIPLLFRKFVVDFAERYKTMPVQLDEEAKSLLINYTWPGNVRELKNIAEQISVLSGQQLVTGAELRKFLPEKSFSRLPVLAANAQHNGEFANEREILYKLFFDMKKDVTELKKMFLEILQNPSLAGHAANYTQESLLNDYNSINGEMHKQVSAPSVHPQLVPASNAQPVLLTHDDEIHHHEEVEESLNIMDKEKELIIKALKKHKGKRKDAASDLGISERTLYRKLKEYDIDE; encoded by the coding sequence ATGGATAAACAAAGTATAAAAAACAGGTTTGGAATAATAGGTAATTCACCCGCATTGAATCATGCGCTTAATGTTGCCATACAGGTAGCAGTAACAGATCTTAGTGTACTGATCGTTGGTGAAAGTGGTGTGGGTAAAGAAAGTTTTTCACAGATCATACATGCCTTATCTGCAAGAAAACATAACCCATTTATTGCAGTAAACTGCGGCGCTATTCCCGAAGGCACCATAGATTCAGAATTATTTGGTCATGAAAAAGGTTCATTCACCGGTGCGGTCGATAGCCGCAAAGGTTATTTTGAAACAGTGAGTGGTGGTACGATTTTCTTAGATGAAATTGGTGAAATGCCCATTGGTACCCAGGCAAGATTATTACGTGTTTTGGAAACAGGCGAATTCATCCGTGTGGGTTCTTCCAAAGTGCAAAAAACCGATGTGCGTGTTATTGCCGCCACTAACCGCGATCTGCTTGAGTTTACACAATCAGGAAAGTTCAGGGAAGATCTTTATTACCGTTTAAGTACCGTACCTATTCGTGTTCCTTCATTGAGAGATCGGAAAGAAGATATACCGTTGCTCTTCAGAAAATTTGTGGTTGATTTTGCAGAGCGTTATAAAACAATGCCGGTACAGTTGGATGAGGAAGCAAAAAGCCTGTTAATTAATTATACCTGGCCCGGCAATGTGCGTGAATTAAAGAATATTGCAGAGCAGATATCTGTATTGAGCGGGCAACAACTTGTTACGGGTGCTGAACTTAGAAAATTTTTACCAGAGAAAAGTTTTAGCAGGCTGCCGGTTCTTGCCGCCAACGCACAACATAACGGAGAGTTCGCAAATGAAAGAGAAATATTGTACAAGCTTTTCTTCGATATGAAGAAAGATGTAACAGAACTCAAAAAAATGTTTCTCGAAATATTACAAAATCCATCACTGGCAGGGCATGCAGCAAATTACACACAGGAATCTTTGTTGAATGATTACAATAGCATTAATGGAGAAATGCATAAACAAGTCAGTGCACCTTCTGTTCATCCGCAACTGGTACCTGCTTCAAATGCACAGCCAGTATTACTTACGCATGACGATGAGATTCATCATCATGAAGAGGTTGAAGAGTCGCTCAATATCATGGACAAAGAAAAAGAGCTTATTATAAAAGCATTGAAGAAGCACAAAGGCAAACGAAAAGATGCTGCATCAGATCTTGGCATAAGCGAAAGAACATTATATCGTAAGCTAAAAGAATATGATATTGATGAGTAG